Part of the Bacteroidota bacterium genome, GGGTCAACCTGTGTGACGCCCTTCTGGAACGTGTGGAATCCTTGCCGGATGGCTGCTCGGTGATCGTTGAGAACGATGCCAACGTCGCAGGACTGGGCTCGGCCTTCTATGGCGCGGGACGCCCGTTCTCCTCGTTTATCATGGTCACGCTCGGCACAGGGGTCGGCGGGGCCATCATCTACGAGAACCGGATCTTTCGAGGCGCTACGGGCGGTGCGGGCGAGTTCGGCCACATGACGATTGACTACGAAGGTCCCTACGCACGCAGCGGGGTTGCGGGCGCGATCGAGGCCTACCTCGGCCACCACTTCCTGAGTCGGCATGCGCGGTACCAGCTCCTCCAGCGCACCACCCGGCTCCACGAGATGACGGGGGCCGACCTCCACGACCTGACGCCAGTCAAATTGCACAGTGCCGCCGTCGGCGGCGACCCTGCGGCGACGGAACTGCTCGCCTGGGCGGGCCACAAACTCGGCGTTGCCCTCGGCTCGGCAATCAACCTGCTCGACATTCGCAAGGTGGTCGTCGGAGGCGGCGTGTCTGCGGCGGGGGACTACATCCTCGGGCCGGCTCGCGACGCCATGCGTCGGTTTGTGATGCCGGGGCTGGTCGATGACCTCGAGCTCGTCCGCGAGACGCTGGGCAACGAAGCAGCGATCCTGGGTGCTGCGCGGCTCGCCTTTGAGCAGGCAGAAACCAACTCCCGCCACGTCTTCGAAAACTGAAAAGTGTAAACGTCCCTGCGGGGCCGCTCTCCTTCGCGTGCCGTGTGGCGGTGGCTGGATCGTGGTATCATGGACGGCCTGCCCGGGCTTCGGGGTTGTCTGTCTCCGCCACCATGCTTCGTCGTGTTCGTCTTGCTGCGTCCCGTGCTGCTTGTCGCGCTGCTAGCGTGGGCCTGCTCGCCCTTGTCAGCACAGGATGCGGTGGCAGTACAGGACACGACAGCTGATGCCCCGCTTGCACGACCGCCTGCTCCCGCGGCCCAGACCGCCCCGCAGGAGACTGGCGAAGGGCCCGACCAGCCCGTGCCGTTCGCAGCGCGCGATTCACTCGTCTTGTTGTTCGGCGAAACCGAGGGTGCGCAGCCCGTCACCGACCGCGACGACCGCACCTCGACGGATGATGGGGACACGGCATCCCTATTCGGCGAAGCGGTCGTCCGCTACGATGACGCGATGCTCGAAGCCGCTGCCATCGACCTCTTTTTCGCCCGCAACGAAGTACGGGCCCGACGCCTTGCCGAGGGCGACACGACCGGCCAACCGCGTTTCACGCAGGGCGGTGAAGGCTTCACCGGCCGCGAGTTGCTCTACAACCTCGACACCCAGCGCGGGCGCATCGTTGGGGCACGCACGCAGATCCAAGACGGCTTTCTCCTCGGCGAAATCCTCAAGCAAAGCGACGCCAACGTGCTCTACGGCTCGGACGTCGGGTATACGACCTGCTCGAATCCTGAGCATGTCCATTACGCTCTGAATGCAAGCCGCTTAAAGGTCGTCGACCAAGAGTGGGTCTACACCGGCCCGGTGCAACTCTACCTCCTGGGCATCCCAACTCCGGTCTGGCTGCCGTTCGGGTTCTTCCCTGCCGCCGAGGGCCGTCGGAGCGGCCCCACCCGCGTGACCTATGGCGAAGACCGGACCTACGGGTTCTTCATCAAGAACATGGGCTGGTATTGGGCGGTGAACGACTACTTCGATGCTCAGCTCACCGGCGGGCTGTACTCGAAAGGCTCCTACGAGTTGGGTACGCAGTTCAACTACGCCAAGCGCTACTACTACAACGGCTCGCTGCGCATCGACTACAGCTTTCTCCGCCAGGGCGAACGTGGCGACCCGACAGGCGGCGTCAACCGCTCAGGACAGGTTGGATGGCGCCATACGCAAGACCTGAGCCCTTCCTCCCGCCTCAGCGGCACGGTCAACCTTTCGAGCCGAAGCTACCTGCGCGGTATCTCAGCGGACCTAAACGACAACGTGAGCCAATCGACGAGTTCGTCGGTCACCTACACCAAGAGCTGGTCGGCAGGCGCGCGGTCGCTCACGCTGAACCTGCGCGCCAACCAGAATTTTACGGGGCTCGGGAGCACTGACCTCACCTTACCGAGCGCCCAGTTTAGCCAGCGCCAGCTCTTCCCGTTCCGCCGCGAGAGCCGCCAGGGCCGCGAGGAGGCGTGGTTTGAAAAAATCAACCTCAGCTACACCGGCAACCTCGACAACCGCTTCACCTTCCGCCCCGACTCCACCATCGACGGCTTCGAAGAAGCGTCGGTCTGGGAGGCCCTCTTTGACTACGACGCCTACGTGCGGGCCACGGGCAACGAGGAACGGTTCCGCACCACCGCGACGCACCGTGTGCCTATCCAAGCCGCGTTCAACGTGCAGCGGCTTCCGGTTCTGGGGATCCCGTTCGTTCTCAACGTCACCCCCAACTTCAACTACCGGGAGAACTGGTTCACGCGCTCCGAACGGCGCTTCGTGAACGAGGAGGGGCGAGTCGAGACGGAGTCAGAGGCCGGGTTTACTGCGATCCGCACGTTCAGCACCGGCGTTGGCGCCAACACGCAGCTCTACGGCACCTTCCCCCTCCGCGTGGGCCCGCTCGACGGCTTTCGCCACATCGCTCGACCCAGCATCTCCTACACTTACACCCCCGATTTCTCGTCGGACTTCTTCGGCTACTTCCGCAGCTTTACCGACACGTCGGGGACCGTGGTGGAGTACCCCATTGTCTCGGGGGCCGGGCTGACGGACCGCGCGTCCCAGACTCTCTCGATGAGCATCGACAACACGTTCCAGACGCGCATCGCACGGACGGACTCGACGGGGGTGATCGAGCGGACGCCGCTCCAACTGCTTCGCCTCTCGGCCAACACGAGCTACGACTTCGAGCGGGACAGCCTCAATTTCTCAAACCTGAGCCTCCGCGCCTCGACCAGCATCGGACAGGCGCTCACCCTCAACGCCTCGGCGACGTATTCCTTCTACGCGGTGAATGACGCGGGGCGTCCGATCAATCGGTCCCACTTCGCGGCCACGGGTGGCCTGCTCCGCCCGACGAACTACTCGCTCTCCCTCAGCACGTCGATTGGACCCGGTGGGCGGCTCCAGCCCAACGAGGGCGGGCCGCTGCGCGGCATCTTTGACCCGTTCCCCAACGATCCCTACGCGGAGTTCTCCCACCTCGACGACCCGAGTTTCGTGACCTACGGTGTCCCATGGCGCACCTCGCTCACGTTCCGCTACGACCTCACGCCAGCGTTGGGCCAGGCCCCCAAGCGCGAACGGGCCATCCTCAACATCACCGGCCTCTCCTTCCAACTCACCCCTGCCTGGCGCATCTCCGGCTCGTCCGGGTACGACTTCATCGAAAAGGAAATCACGACGAGTTCGCTCAACCTCATCCGCGACCTCCACTGCTGGGAGATGCAGTTCAACTGGGTGCCGTTCGGCACGTTTAAGCGCTTCGGCTTCTCGATCTACGTCAAGAGCGGCCAACTCCGTGACTTCCTCAAACTCGACGTGCCGCGCTCGGACCGCAGCAGTCAGCTCGACGGCGTGTTTTAGCCTCTCATCCGCTCCCCATGTCTTCCCTCGACGCTCTTCGCGCCCGCCTCGCCACCGTCTACGACCTCAACAAAGCAGCGTCGGTGCTGGAATGGGACCAGGAGACCTACATGCCCGACGGGGCCACGGAGGCGCGCGCCCACCAACTGACGACGCTCCGCAGCCTCTCCCATGAGCACTTCACGGACGACGAGACCGGAGCGCTCCTCGAACGCGCCGAGGTTGCCACGCAAGGGCTGGAGGCGCGCGACCCGGCCCGCGCGCTCGTCCGCGTTGCGCAGCGCGACTACGATCGGGCCACCAAGCTGCCCGCCCGCCTCGTCGCCGAGTTTGCCACGGCCACCGCTCGCGCCAAGCACGCGTGGCAAGCCGCTCGCGCCGATGACGACTTCGCCCAGTTCGCTCCGCACCTCGAACGGGTCATCGCGCTCAGTGTTGAAAAAGCTGACGCGCTCGGCGCCACAGTACCGGAGGCACGTTACGATATCCTGCTCGACGAGTACGAGCCAGGCATGACTGCTGCCGAGGTCGCCCGGGAGTTCGCGGAGTTGCGAGAGGGTCTCGTCCCGCTCGTCGAAGCCATCGCCGACGCGCCGCATGTGGACGACGCGTTCTTGCATGCCCCCTTCGACGAGGCCGCGCAATGGGCATTCGGTCTGGAGGTCGCGCAAGCGTTCGGCTACGATCTCGCGTACGGTCGGCAAGACCGCTCGGCCCACCCCTTCTCCACCACCCTCGCCATTGACGATGTGCGCATCACGACGCGCATCGATCCAGACTTTTTCCCGTCGGGCTTCTTCGGTACGCTCCATGAGACAGGCCACGCGCTTTACGAGCGCGGCGTGTCACCGGACCTGGCGCGCTCGCCGCTTGCTTCCGGCACCTCGCTTGGCATGCATGAGAGCCAGAGCCGGTTGTGGGAGAATCAAGTAGGACGCAGCCGCCCGTTCTGGCAGCATTGGTATCCGAAGCTGCAGGACCACTTCCCGGAACAACTCCGCTCCGTGCCGGCCGACGCTTACTACCGCGCCATCAACCGCGTCGCGCCGAGCTTCATCCGTGTCGAGGCGGACGAGGTGACCTATAACCTCCACGTCATGCTCCGCTTCGAGATCGAGCGTGCGCTCATCGACGGCTCCCTGAGCGTAGCCGACGTGCCCGCAGCCTGGAATGCGGCGATGGAGGACTACCTCGGCGTGACGCCCCCCACAGACCGCGAGGGGTGTCTCCAGGACATTCACTGGTCGATTGGCTTGGTCGGCTATTTTCCGACTTACACGCTCGGCACGCTCATGTCAGCACAACTGTTCGAGGCCGCGCAGCGCGACCTCGGAGATCTAGCCGCCACGTTTGCCGAGGGTACGTACCTGCCGCTGCGAGAGTGGCTCCGTGACCAGATTCATCAGCACGGCCGCGTCTACACGGCGACCGAACTGTTGAGACACGTTTGCGGGTCGGGACTCGACGCAGCGCCCTGGTTAAAATATGCCCGCGCCAAGTACGTTTCGATTTACGATTTGACCTAATATATTCGTCTGGCCAGGGTGGCTTGGTTTTAGTTCAGCGAGGTGTCCAGTTTTCTCCTTGCATCGCGCGCCACTTCTTCAGAGTTTTGCGCATGTTAGTGAGCAAGGCGCGCACACCTTCTACTGCGAAACATCCCCGTTTCGCGTCAGAGCCGACCTGACGGGCTCTGGCAACTCGGGTGATCCACCACCCGTCGCTCTTCATCCCTCCGTCCGAGCGAATCCTACCATGCTCTTCACCCGCCTGACCCGCCGTGCCTCCACGGTGGCACAGTCTCGCCTACATCGCATCGCGGGCCTACCGATCGCCCTCGCCCTCTTTGTCTTGGCTGGGAGTGGGGCTGTTCACGCGCAAGAAATCGACCACCGCCCCGTGGTCCTCACGGGAGCGGACGTGCCCGCGCTCACGGGTGCCGACGTGACGACACCCGTGTGTTTCGCGTTCGTCGATGGCGCGTGGGCCCAGTGTCCGCTTCAAATCGACGAGCGGGCGGTGCTGGACCCTGCTTCGAATTACCCGACGTCGATCTCCGACGCCGCCGAGCTGTTTGGCGGGACCCCGCAGCTCCTCTACACAGCGCCGCAAGACTATCCGATGAGTGGGTTCACGCCCATCATCCAAGTCGACCCGGACCCCACGTTCGACGCGGACGACGAACTCGTACTCATGGCGCGCTTCTTTGGCGACGTGGTGAGCCCACAGGCGCCTCCGTTCGCCCCCGAAGAGGTGGTGGAGGTGCTGTTCGAGGGCCGCGCGGCCTACGTCTTCGTGCCCACGTCGCCGCTGGCGCAGGACGCCGGGTATGACCTGATATCGTACTCATTCGACTTGCTCTCCGGCGACTTCCCGAGCGCCTACAACTTCGAAGGCGACACGACGCTGCCCGACGAGTGGGGCGAGGGGGACTTCCTCGCTGCCAACCCGGAATACAGCGCAGTCCAGACGGACTACTACCAGACTGCGTTCGAGGACCGCTGGATCCAGCGTGAGTGGAGCATGACGGACGGACAAGGCGGCTACGGCCCCGACATCCTGGACCGGGTCAAGTTTGGTACCCGTCCAAACACGATGGGCAACAAGAACAATTGCGGCCGCTCAATTTGGACCGGCAGCGCGCGACGCGGCACGCTCGGGATCCAGAAAGACGGTCCCATTCGCGCCTTGCGCTATGCCCAGGGTTTTAATTCGGGCGGCCTCAACTATGTCTTGTACACGATGTACGAGCGGTACATCGTGTACTACATGGCGCACCAGATGCACCGCACTCCGGGCGCGTCGATGTGGTTCGACCTCTCGACGAACGCCTATGGGATGCAGCACCGGAGTAACCTCTTCGCAGGCACCGTCTCGGTCGACGGCACGCCAGACCGTACGGGTAACGGCTTCGTCAATGCCTACCTAGAGTGGGACCACTTCGCTGGTAGCCAGGGCAGCTTCGTGTCTGTCTGGGAAGCCGACACCAACATTCCTGGCGCGTTCCCGCACTCCTACTACGAGGACGACACCACCTCTCAGGTCCAACAGTGCACGGGAGACGATGTCGCCACGGCGTCGTCTGGCAACGTCTACATCTTCGGCAACAATGTCCAAGACGCGTTCGTCCCGTGGACCGACCCGTCCAACGGCGCGTCCTTCGACGACGACGATAACCTGCGCCTGCTTCGTCTCACACGCCGCGTGATCCCGGACGGACCGAATATGCCCAGCGCGCAGGCCGACTCGCTCGTCACCAGCCTGCAGTCGCCCATAACCTTCACGGCACAGAACGTGGCGGTGATCGGTGACGACCTCCAGGCCCCGCTCTTCAGCGGCGCCTACGACGGGCTCTCGTACGAGGGCTCTGCCTCGGACAGCCGTATTGGCGACAGCGGCCTCGATTCCCTCGTGCTCGGAGGCACGTCGACCAACCTCAGCTTCACTGCCGATGCGTTCACGCCAGGCGACCCTTCGGCCGGATTTGCAGTGGCGCCGATCGACGTCTACGCGCCGAGCTCTGGCTTCGTCGTCGCAGCTGACACGGCAGGCAACGTGGACTCGCTTGCGGTCAGCTTCACGGCCCTCGTTCCCGATGACACGGCCCCGGTGTTGGCGGGCACCTACAGCCGAAGCCGGTTTGACGGCATGGCCACAGATGACCAAATCGACGCGGCAGGTCTCGCGTCGTTGTCACTGAGCGCCGACGCCGTCAACCTTGACCTCGCTGTCGACCCCTTCAACGGCGGCGACTCCCCCGTCGCCTTCGTCGCCACCCCCACCGACGACCTCCTGCTCGCCTCCGGCTTCGTCATCGCCACCGACACCGTCGGCAACACCGACTCGCTCTTCGTCGAGATCACGCCGCCGGATCCCGACACCGCGCCGCCAGCACTCACAGGCACCCTCGACGGCTTCGCCTTCGACGGGCACGCCACCGAGCGCGCGGCCAACGACACGGGCATCGCCAGCATCGCACTCAGTGCCGACGCGGCGA contains:
- a CDS encoding ROK family protein; its protein translation is MSTYAIGVDLGGTTIKVGLVEKERGILKQATTDTEAQQGPDAVVQRIADTVAEIYASLPSDTQLAGVGIGAPGVISWDRTTIAKPPNFPGWDRVNLCDALLERVESLPDGCSVIVENDANVAGLGSAFYGAGRPFSSFIMVTLGTGVGGAIIYENRIFRGATGGAGEFGHMTIDYEGPYARSGVAGAIEAYLGHHFLSRHARYQLLQRTTRLHEMTGADLHDLTPVKLHSAAVGGDPAATELLAWAGHKLGVALGSAINLLDIRKVVVGGGVSAAGDYILGPARDAMRRFVMPGLVDDLELVRETLGNEAAILGAARLAFEQAETNSRHVFEN
- a CDS encoding putative LPS assembly protein LptD produces the protein MFVLLRPVLLVALLAWACSPLSAQDAVAVQDTTADAPLARPPAPAAQTAPQETGEGPDQPVPFAARDSLVLLFGETEGAQPVTDRDDRTSTDDGDTASLFGEAVVRYDDAMLEAAAIDLFFARNEVRARRLAEGDTTGQPRFTQGGEGFTGRELLYNLDTQRGRIVGARTQIQDGFLLGEILKQSDANVLYGSDVGYTTCSNPEHVHYALNASRLKVVDQEWVYTGPVQLYLLGIPTPVWLPFGFFPAAEGRRSGPTRVTYGEDRTYGFFIKNMGWYWAVNDYFDAQLTGGLYSKGSYELGTQFNYAKRYYYNGSLRIDYSFLRQGERGDPTGGVNRSGQVGWRHTQDLSPSSRLSGTVNLSSRSYLRGISADLNDNVSQSTSSSVTYTKSWSAGARSLTLNLRANQNFTGLGSTDLTLPSAQFSQRQLFPFRRESRQGREEAWFEKINLSYTGNLDNRFTFRPDSTIDGFEEASVWEALFDYDAYVRATGNEERFRTTATHRVPIQAAFNVQRLPVLGIPFVLNVTPNFNYRENWFTRSERRFVNEEGRVETESEAGFTAIRTFSTGVGANTQLYGTFPLRVGPLDGFRHIARPSISYTYTPDFSSDFFGYFRSFTDTSGTVVEYPIVSGAGLTDRASQTLSMSIDNTFQTRIARTDSTGVIERTPLQLLRLSANTSYDFERDSLNFSNLSLRASTSIGQALTLNASATYSFYAVNDAGRPINRSHFAATGGLLRPTNYSLSLSTSIGPGGRLQPNEGGPLRGIFDPFPNDPYAEFSHLDDPSFVTYGVPWRTSLTFRYDLTPALGQAPKRERAILNITGLSFQLTPAWRISGSSGYDFIEKEITTSSLNLIRDLHCWEMQFNWVPFGTFKRFGFSIYVKSGQLRDFLKLDVPRSDRSSQLDGVF
- a CDS encoding carboxypeptidase M32 produces the protein MSSLDALRARLATVYDLNKAASVLEWDQETYMPDGATEARAHQLTTLRSLSHEHFTDDETGALLERAEVATQGLEARDPARALVRVAQRDYDRATKLPARLVAEFATATARAKHAWQAARADDDFAQFAPHLERVIALSVEKADALGATVPEARYDILLDEYEPGMTAAEVAREFAELREGLVPLVEAIADAPHVDDAFLHAPFDEAAQWAFGLEVAQAFGYDLAYGRQDRSAHPFSTTLAIDDVRITTRIDPDFFPSGFFGTLHETGHALYERGVSPDLARSPLASGTSLGMHESQSRLWENQVGRSRPFWQHWYPKLQDHFPEQLRSVPADAYYRAINRVAPSFIRVEADEVTYNLHVMLRFEIERALIDGSLSVADVPAAWNAAMEDYLGVTPPTDREGCLQDIHWSIGLVGYFPTYTLGTLMSAQLFEAAQRDLGDLAATFAEGTYLPLREWLRDQIHQHGRVYTATELLRHVCGSGLDAAPWLKYARAKYVSIYDLT